The following proteins are encoded in a genomic region of Drosophila willistoni isolate 14030-0811.24 chromosome 3R, UCI_dwil_1.1, whole genome shotgun sequence:
- the LOC26530184 gene encoding uncharacterized protein LOC26530184, with the protein MFKFVCLFALIASTAAAASEADSLLTSALKMVKDCGDRSMVLCMKERALHYFDTENGDVRLTEGIALVKTDEIPVGRSLNDVQLPEEVEARESEVDSLLVERVARFFGTHTLQFKVPKDSIQDMQRALEESRGKKKEKKKYLMPLLMLFKLKMAALLPLAIGFLALISFKALVIGKIALLLSGIIGLKKLLESKKENYEVVAHPHYEHEHSYGRSLQGGEAQNLAYAAYKQ; encoded by the exons aTGTTTAAATTTGTGTGTCTTTTCGCGCTGATTGCCTCAACGGCGGCAGCTGCCTCCGAGGCAGACAGTCTATTGACGAGTGCCCTCAAAATGGTCAAGGATTGCGGCGACCGATCGATGGTGTTGTGCATGAAG GAACGTGCCCTGCATTACTTTGATACGGAAAACGGAGATGTGAGGCTGACAGAGGGCATTGCCTTGGTGAAAACCGATGAAATTCCAGTAGGCCGATCGCTCAATGATGTCCAGCTGCCCGAAGAGGTGGAAGCCCGTGAATCTGAGGTCGATTCATTGCTGGTGGAGCGTGTTGCTCGCTTCtttggcacacacacattgcAATTCAAGGTCCCCAAGGACTCCATCCAGGATATGCAACGTGCTTTGGAAGAGT cTCGCGGCaagaagaaggagaagaagaagtaTTTGATGCCACTGTTGATGCTTTTCAAACTGAAAATGGCCGCTCTGCTGCCTCTGGCTATTGGCTTCTTGGCACTGATCTCATTCAAGGCTTTGGTCATTGGCAAGATTGCTCTGCTGCTCTCGGGCATCATTGGACTGAAGAAGCTGTTGGAATCAAAGAAAGAGAACTACGAGGTTGTTGCGCATCCGCACTATGAACACGAGCATAGCTATGGTCGATCGCTGCAAGGCGGCGAGGCTCAGAATCTGGCCTATGCGGCGTATAAGCAATAA